The Moorena producens PAL-8-15-08-1 genomic interval TGAGTCTCCAGCTGTCGAAAGGTTTCTTCTCCGTCCTCAGCAAATATCTCGTTAATCGTTTTACCGGCAATTTGCTCAATCAGGGCATCTGTATCACAAAAACCATAGCCTAGCTCACTAGCTAGTAAACCTCCAACAGTAGTTTTGCCAGCGCCCATCATGCCAATCAGAAAAACATTGAGGCCCTTCAACAAGTCATTCACGCATGCCCTCCCCAGTCTAATCAGTGATTACCCTTAGTTCACACTTAATCAAAGGTACCACCCTAAGACTTTCACTGCGAGACAACCTTTCACATTTATGCTATTATTCACAATAGCTTCATCTAAACTTCATCCCAACAAAAGCGATGTATCGTGCTTTTGGGTAGCCAGTGAGACCAAAGGGGGTGCCCACTGGGCTTGACTTCGGGCGACCGTAAGCCTATGCATACAGCCCCTCCCTATGAGCGACTGGCTTGGTTTTCCTGATCTGCGACTGCATCAAGAAAACGGGAGCGTGGAAACCGTCATCATTTATGTGGCTATGTGGCGGAGGAAGGGATAGTTGGCGGTTTTAAGCGCCGTCATTAGAAGCGATGCAGGGTCGTGACCGGGGTTTCCCCCACTCGCACTTTGCATGGCTGACAAAGTAGCCAGAAACTTAGGCTTAGACCTAAGCAGACCGGGTAAGCGGTGTTTGAGCACCGTAAGCCTGGTCATGCTATGGACTGAATGCAAGTCCAATCTTGGCATCAGGGTACAACAAACCCCAATTTTGTAGACCAGGGAGACTCAAATATGTATAACACATCGGTTTTAATCCCTGGCACTCAACTACCTGATGAAGCAGCTGATTTCGGTGTCTCACAAAACTATCCAGTGGAACAGATCTACTGGTTTTCACTAGTGGTCACTCCATCTAAACTAGGGGTAACAAAGTAAATGTTGCTAATTCGTGACATTGTCAAACAAGCTCTCACAACCGGTTATCTTACCTTAGAAGCCGAGGATAAATTACGCAGGATGCTCCATCAAAAACATAAAAAGTACGATTTGGCGGATCTCGATGCCTTTATGGCCTTACAGGAAGCCGCCATGACTGGCCGCGTGAGGCAACAATCTCGCGAACAAATGAACAATTAGCCCAATGGATAATTGAGTAACTATCTAACAATAACAGCCAAGGAGTAACCTTTTACTACCTTGGCTGCTATTGTATTGCTAGTTATAATAAAATCAACCGTCAAGCATGGTTATTGAAAGTCTTCATCATCCTCAAACCCCCAGTCCTCTTCATCCTCTTCAGTCTGCTTAGCTACCGTCTTGTAAGGTGGATTAATGACTCTATACTTGGCATCGTAAACTGTTTCAGATTTACCAACACCTGAATTACCAGGTTTGCGATAACCATAGGAATAAACGGAATCGCTTTGATCACTACTTTCGGGTTCTTCGCTCAGGTCATAGCTAGTGGGATCCCCTTTAGTGGTGTGTGAGGTCGAATCTTGCTTAACCCCTTGGCGACCTGATGAAACTCGATCTGAATTTTGATCTTCCTCAAAGTCCCACTCTTGACTACTACTTTCTTCCCAATCCGAGCTTGTATCATCTTTTGAGGTTTGTTTCGAGGCCGGACGCTCACGAGTTTTATCCTGCCTCGTCTGGGTTTGATAACTTTCGCCACGGCTATATTCAGAAAATAATGGCTCGTCGTCCGGTGGTTCAGAATTTCGACTAGAATAACGCCAAGCCAGGTAATTGGGGAGTCGTAGGCTGATGCTGGTTAGAACTCCAGCTCCAACGGCACCAACAATCCACAAGGCTAGAGGTAGAGGTGGTGTCTTCATGCCTAGAAAGACCAAAGGTAGCACTGGCAACCAATTATCAACAACAAACAGTGCCAATCCACCTATTACCAAACATAAGAATATAATAATCCTAAACATAAACCAAGGGATTGAAGGTTATAGGTTAAAAGTTGAGGGGTGATGAAGATTTATCAGCATATATCAGGCTCAAGGCAGAAAAGTCTGACGATTTAGCCTCCTACTACTTCCTCTTTTAAATCTGCCCTATTTTCCCCATCTTTCCGATATCTTGATTTCCTACCTATCATGATAACTATGTTTAAGGGAATCATTACTTCTCCCCTGCCACCGTTTTAGGGGAATGCAGTCAATGTCTAACTGGTCTAAAGCACGAGCTACCACAAAATCCACCAAATCTTCGATGGTTTGAGGGTTATGGTACCAAGCCGGTATAGCTGGAACAATTCTAACTCCTGTTTCTGCTAACCTGGTAAGGTTACGCAGATGGATTAAGCTAAAGGGTGTTTCACGAGGTACGATTACTAGCTTACGCCCTTCTTTAATTTGAACATCTGCTGAACGCTCCAGCAGGTCAGTACTGAAGCCCGCAGCCATTTTTGCTACGGTATTCATACTACAGGGCATGATCACCATTCCTAAAGTACGGAAAGAACCACTAGCAATACTGGCTCCCACATCCCCCCACCGATGACAAATGAGTTTGCCCCCCTGATCGACTGCCGCTTGCTGACGCCAGAATTGTTCTTGTAGATCGGGTTCAAGAGGCATGCGAATATTTTGCTCTGCCTGCCAAACCATATAGGTAGATTTCGATGCCACCAGCTCAATAGCATAGTCAGCCTCTAGTAAATACTTTAAAGCCCTTACTGCATAGATTAGGCCAGATGCACCAGTGACACCAAGAATTAAAGGAGTTGTCATTAGTCAGTAGTCAAATTATGTCCGGTTGGTAAGTATTCAGCCGTCAGCTGTCAGCTATCAGCTATCAGCTATCAGCTATCAGCTATCAGCTATCAGCTATCAGCTATCAGCTATCAGCTGACATTGTTAATTAACAAAAAGAAATTAACCCTATTAGAATCAAGGGTATTATAAGTTATTAACCGGACTTAATATCATTTAATTGGTAGTGAGTGGTTAGTGGTTAGGGGAGCAGGTCTTGGGTTGCTGAAACATTAGTACTATGTACCATGAGAGCAAGCTTAAACCCATGAGGGGGCTATAGATAATGTACAAATATTCTGCATAAGTGACATGCTCCCCCTATTACCTATTACCCATTACCTATTACCCATTACCTATTACCCATTACCCATTACCCATTACCTATTACCCATTACCCATTACCTATTACCCATTACCTATTACCCATTACCCAGATAAGCGTACAAATGTTCTGCATAAGTGACATGCTCCCGTGGTTAGTGGTTAGTTAACCTTCGAGTAACCTACTAACCACTCACGAATAACTTACTCCTCTAAATCTTCGTTACTAGCAAAACTCCCGCCGCTTACGGTTACCAGGTCAATTTGTTGACGGTAATAATCCACACTCTTGACTTGGACTTCGACGCGATCGCCTAATCGATAGGCAGTGCGATTTTTGCGACCGACTAGGCAGGCGTGACGGGAGCGATACTCGTACCAGTCATCCTTGAGAGAGCTAACGTGAACTAATCCTTCTACTAACAAGTCTTCAATTTCGACAAAAAAGCCGTAGGATTGAACTCCAGTAATCAACCCGCTGAAGATATCTCCTGTACGCTCTTTCATCTGTTCAGCTTTCTTTAAGCCCTGTAAATCCATCTCTGCATCCATGGTGATCTTTTCACGGTCATTGAGATGGGGAATTAATGTAGTTAACTGATTTTCTAACTCTTGGTGAATTTCTGGTGGTAAAACATTCCAGTTTATATTACCTTGACAGCTGCTATGATTGAGATTTACCCGGTCTTTGGAACGGGTAGAACGACGGTCTCTTCCTTTTTCAAATACCAAATGCAGTAACTGTTGTACCCATAAATCCCCATAGCGCCTCAGTGGTGATACTCCGTGAGTATAGCCAGTATCCAATGCTAGACCAAAGTGGGATCCTGGTTTTGAACTATAACCTGTTGGTTTTAAGGTTGATAACAACAAATAGATCAATACTTTAGGTGCTATGGATTTGGAAAATAGCTGGGTAAAGCCCTGATAGTCTTGAGAGGTAATGGTTTCTTCTTTCTCAAGCTGCATATCTAGCTCTAGATTCATGCCCAACCTAATCAAATCCTGAAGCCCATCCCAATCCGGTAGCCCTTGGACACAGTAAATCCCTGGCAAACCTAGGGCTTGGATGTGGGTAGCTATTGCTTCATTAGCTAAGATCACTAATTCCTTCAACAACGACTGCATTGGTACTGTTGAAGAAACCTCTAGAGCCCCCACTCTCCCTTCATCTTTATAGGGGTATGGAATCTGGGACAAATTTAGGTCAAAGGCACCCCGCTGCTTTCGTTGCGCCCTGACTGCTGGACTCAAGGTAAAAAACAGTTCTTTGAGTATGTCCACCACAGGTGCCAATTCTGAGTCAGCTTGCTCATGTCCCCCCAGAAGGGATTGAGCCTGTTCATAAGTGAGCTGGTAGTGTACCTGGATTATCGACGGTTTAATCTCATAGTC includes:
- a CDS encoding flavin prenyltransferase UbiX, which translates into the protein MTTPLILGVTGASGLIYAVRALKYLLEADYAIELVASKSTYMVWQAEQNIRMPLEPDLQEQFWRQQAAVDQGGKLICHRWGDVGASIASGSFRTLGMVIMPCSMNTVAKMAAGFSTDLLERSADVQIKEGRKLVIVPRETPFSLIHLRNLTRLAETGVRIVPAIPAWYHNPQTIEDLVDFVVARALDQLDIDCIPLKRWQGRSNDSLKHSYHDR
- a CDS encoding alpha/beta hydrolase, whose amino-acid sequence is MLPLLPITHYLLPITYYPLPITHYLLPITHYLLPITYYPLPR
- a CDS encoding ribonuclease R family protein, translated to MEFSIATLLSNFTDDKLVAPKVLEKKLGCQDKESLKKLQISLDALEKLGILVKDRGRYRRVYEEDVVEAKLRCSSKGFCFAIQEVEGADDIYIRETNLSTAWNGDRVLVKVTKEGSRRRSPEGEVRLILERVNPSVLARVKEIGNGYRAFPLDDRLLFELDLEPDEEILQKAVEHLVHVEVLRYPLGQNPPLGKVARILGSDAEDAADTDIVCCKHDLRSNFPDGVLLAADNLPKKLKKSDYSQRLDLRKVLTITIEDKLANSEKVVVENAFTLEKTEANQWQLGIHIADVAYFVPPDSALADEARKRGTAVYLSDVILPLLPEAVTQLCSLVPGQDRLTMSVLLTLDEAGQVVDYEIKPSIIQVHYQLTYEQAQSLLGGHEQADSELAPVVDILKELFFTLSPAVRAQRKQRGAFDLNLSQIPYPYKDEGRVGALEVSSTVPMQSLLKELVILANEAIATHIQALGLPGIYCVQGLPDWDGLQDLIRLGMNLELDMQLEKEETITSQDYQGFTQLFSKSIAPKVLIYLLLSTLKPTGYSSKPGSHFGLALDTGYTHGVSPLRRYGDLWVQQLLHLVFEKGRDRRSTRSKDRVNLNHSSCQGNINWNVLPPEIHQELENQLTTLIPHLNDREKITMDAEMDLQGLKKAEQMKERTGDIFSGLITGVQSYGFFVEIEDLLVEGLVHVSSLKDDWYEYRSRHACLVGRKNRTAYRLGDRVEVQVKSVDYYRQQIDLVTVSGGSFASNEDLEE